A single Streptomyces sp. Edi2 DNA region contains:
- a CDS encoding UBP-type zinc finger domain-containing protein, with protein MNSPDGIDPSVPPSGTGCAECEADGGWWFHLRRCAQCGHIGCCDDSPAKHTTAHARATGHPVIRSFEPGETWFYHYGTSQVYATGPPLAPPESHPSDQPTPGPAGRVPADWADHLG; from the coding sequence ATGAACTCCCCGGACGGAATCGACCCCTCGGTCCCACCCAGCGGGACCGGCTGCGCCGAGTGCGAGGCCGACGGCGGCTGGTGGTTCCACCTGCGACGCTGCGCGCAGTGCGGCCACATCGGCTGTTGCGACGACTCGCCCGCCAAGCACACCACGGCCCACGCGCGGGCCACCGGGCACCCAGTCATTCGCAGCTTCGAACCGGGCGAGACCTGGTTCTACCACTACGGGACCTCGCAGGTGTACGCCACCGGCCCGCCCCTGGCTCCCCCCGAGAGCCACCCGTCCGATCAGCCCACCCCCGGCCCCGCGGGACGAGTCCCGGCGGACTGGGCCGACCACCTGGGTTAG
- a CDS encoding ATP-binding protein, translating to MNGRPRPCSREELSSLFLFEKLAPDQIDRLCREGRVEEFAPGPVYGEGDDATCFYVLLEGTLALSRRIGDYDVEITRSSGRGVYAGAFQAYLGDRLRQVYNSSLRVIEPARFFVLPAETFAAIMREWFPMAVHLLEGLFFGAKSTQEAVGQRERLLALGSLSAGLTHELNNPATAAVRATSALRDRVAGMRHKLGLIAARPYRRDSLQTLIDAQERTAERVAKATTLSPLEASDREDILSDWLDDHGIGDGWQLAPTFVQAGLDTDWLDQIAAAVDADTLEEAVRWLNYTVETELLMNEIEESTNRVSALVTAAKQYSQLDRAPHQVADVHELLDSTLLMVSAKIGPRITVVKDYDRSLPKIPAYPSELNQVWTNLIDNAVSAMNGTDTDGTLTVRTAREGDHLLVEFCDTGPGVPEEIRDRVFDPFFTTKPVGEGTGLGLDISWRIVVNKHNGDLRFHSVPGDTRFQVRLPLASAEPPPPQEPT from the coding sequence ATGAACGGCCGGCCGAGGCCCTGCAGCCGGGAAGAACTCAGCTCCCTCTTCCTCTTCGAGAAGCTGGCCCCCGACCAGATCGACCGGCTCTGCCGCGAAGGCCGCGTGGAGGAGTTCGCACCCGGGCCCGTGTACGGGGAGGGCGACGACGCCACCTGCTTCTACGTGCTGCTCGAAGGGACCCTCGCGCTCTCGCGCCGGATCGGGGACTACGACGTCGAGATCACCCGCAGCTCCGGCCGCGGGGTGTACGCGGGAGCCTTCCAGGCCTACCTGGGCGACCGCCTGCGGCAGGTGTACAACAGCTCCCTGCGGGTCATCGAGCCCGCACGCTTTTTCGTGCTGCCGGCCGAGACCTTCGCCGCGATCATGCGCGAGTGGTTTCCCATGGCCGTGCACCTGCTGGAAGGCCTCTTCTTCGGCGCCAAGAGCACCCAGGAGGCCGTCGGTCAGCGCGAACGGCTCCTGGCTCTCGGGTCGCTGTCCGCAGGGCTGACCCATGAACTGAACAACCCCGCCACCGCGGCAGTGCGCGCCACGTCCGCGCTCCGCGACCGTGTTGCAGGGATGCGCCACAAGCTCGGCCTCATCGCGGCGCGCCCCTACCGGCGCGACAGCCTGCAGACGCTCATCGACGCCCAGGAACGCACGGCCGAACGCGTCGCCAAGGCCACCACCCTGAGCCCGCTGGAAGCCTCGGACCGGGAGGACATCCTCTCCGACTGGCTGGACGACCACGGCATCGGGGACGGATGGCAGCTCGCCCCCACCTTCGTCCAGGCGGGCCTCGACACCGACTGGCTGGACCAGATCGCCGCAGCGGTGGACGCGGACACCCTTGAGGAAGCCGTGCGGTGGCTCAACTACACCGTCGAGACCGAACTGTTGATGAACGAGATCGAGGAGTCGACCAACCGTGTCTCGGCCCTCGTCACCGCGGCCAAGCAGTACTCACAACTCGACCGGGCGCCCCACCAGGTCGCGGACGTGCATGAACTGCTGGACAGCACCCTGCTGATGGTCTCCGCGAAGATCGGCCCCCGCATCACCGTCGTCAAGGACTACGACCGCAGCCTGCCGAAGATCCCGGCCTACCCCAGTGAGCTCAACCAGGTGTGGACGAATCTGATCGACAACGCTGTCTCGGCGATGAACGGCACGGACACCGACGGCACGCTGACCGTACGCACCGCCCGCGAGGGAGACCATCTGCTCGTCGAGTTCTGCGACACCGGTCCCGGAGTGCCCGAAGAGATCCGCGACCGCGTCTTCGACCCGTTCTTCACCACCAAACCGGTGGGTGAAGGTACCGGTCTCGGTCTGGACATCTCATGGCGGATCGTCGTCAACAAGCACAACGGGGACCTGCGGTTCCACTCCGTACCCGGCGACACCCGCTTCCAGGTGCGCCTCCCGCTGGCCTCCGCCGAGCCCCCTCCCCCACAGGAGCCGACATGA
- a CDS encoding FAD-dependent oxidoreductase: MEQTAGPARTVIMTVDDDPGVSRAVARDLRRRYGASYRIVRAESGESALAALRELKLRGGPVAVLLADYRMPKMNGIEFLEQALDIYPGARRVLLTAYADTNAAIDAINVVDLDHYLLKPWEPPEEKLYPVLDDLLQAWRTADNRPVAVTKVVGHRWSARSSAVREFLARNQVPYRWYSSDDPEGRRLLCAAGEEGGLRLPLVITPDGTALVEPSDPELAARVGLATTPATDFYDLVVIGGGPAGLGSAVYGASEGLRTVLVERSATGGQAGQSSRIENYLGFPDGVSGAQLTDRARRQAAKFGAEILTAREVTGLEVNGASRVVRFSDGSAVAAHSVILATGVSYRQLDAPRVTELTGCGVFYGSALTEAAACQGHDVYIVGGANSAGQAAIYLARSAKSVTVLVRRPSLSTSMSHYLVQQVDETPTISVRTHTVVDAAHGAHQLEQITLRDTTTGDTELVDAQWMFVFIGAAPLTDWLEGTVLRDSHGFILTGPDLTADGRPPAGWELDRPPYHLETNVPGVFVAGDARAESAKRVASAVGEGAMAVMLAHRYLEQS; this comes from the coding sequence ATGGAGCAGACCGCCGGTCCGGCGCGGACCGTCATCATGACCGTGGACGACGATCCGGGCGTGTCGCGGGCCGTCGCCCGCGACCTGCGGCGACGCTACGGCGCGTCGTACCGGATCGTCCGCGCGGAGTCCGGCGAGTCCGCGCTGGCCGCCCTGCGCGAGCTGAAGCTGCGCGGCGGCCCCGTCGCCGTGCTCCTGGCCGACTACCGGATGCCGAAGATGAACGGCATCGAGTTCCTCGAGCAGGCTCTCGACATCTACCCCGGCGCCCGGCGGGTACTGCTGACCGCGTACGCGGACACCAACGCCGCCATCGACGCGATCAATGTCGTCGACCTCGACCACTACCTCCTCAAGCCCTGGGAGCCACCCGAGGAAAAGCTCTACCCCGTCCTCGACGACCTGCTGCAGGCCTGGCGGACCGCCGACAACCGGCCGGTGGCCGTCACCAAGGTCGTCGGGCACCGCTGGTCGGCCCGTTCGTCGGCCGTACGGGAGTTCCTGGCCCGCAATCAGGTGCCGTACCGCTGGTACTCGTCCGACGATCCGGAAGGCCGGCGACTGCTGTGCGCCGCGGGCGAGGAGGGCGGCCTGCGGCTCCCGCTGGTGATCACTCCGGACGGCACGGCCCTCGTCGAACCCTCGGACCCGGAACTCGCAGCCCGGGTCGGTCTCGCGACCACCCCGGCCACCGACTTCTACGACCTTGTCGTCATCGGCGGCGGACCGGCCGGTCTGGGTTCGGCGGTGTACGGGGCCTCCGAGGGCCTGCGCACCGTCCTCGTGGAGCGCTCGGCGACCGGAGGCCAGGCGGGCCAGAGCTCACGCATCGAGAACTACCTCGGCTTTCCGGACGGCGTGTCCGGCGCGCAGCTCACCGACCGGGCCCGGCGTCAGGCGGCGAAGTTCGGCGCCGAGATACTGACCGCGCGCGAGGTCACCGGGCTGGAGGTCAACGGCGCCTCGCGCGTCGTCCGGTTCTCGGACGGCTCCGCCGTCGCCGCGCACTCCGTGATTCTGGCGACCGGCGTGTCGTACCGGCAACTGGATGCGCCCCGGGTGACCGAGTTGACGGGCTGCGGCGTGTTCTACGGTTCCGCCCTGACCGAAGCGGCCGCGTGCCAAGGCCATGACGTGTACATCGTCGGCGGCGCGAACTCCGCCGGCCAGGCCGCGATTTACCTGGCCCGGAGCGCGAAGTCGGTCACCGTACTGGTGCGGAGACCTTCCCTGTCCACGTCGATGTCGCACTACCTCGTCCAGCAGGTCGACGAGACGCCCACGATCTCGGTGCGCACCCACACCGTCGTCGATGCCGCCCACGGTGCGCATCAACTGGAACAGATCACCCTGCGCGACACCACCACCGGCGACACCGAACTCGTCGACGCCCAGTGGATGTTCGTCTTCATCGGCGCGGCCCCGCTGACCGACTGGCTGGAGGGCACGGTGCTGCGGGACTCCCACGGGTTCATCCTCACCGGCCCCGATCTGACCGCGGACGGACGCCCGCCGGCCGGCTGGGAGCTGGACCGGCCGCCCTACCACTTGGAAACCAACGTCCCGGGCGTGTTCGTGGCCGGTGACGCCCGCGCCGAGTCCGCCAAGCGTGTCGCTTCCGCAGTGGGCGAGGGAGCCATGGCGGTCATGCTCGCCCACCGATATCTGGAGCAGTCATGA
- a CDS encoding M1 family metallopeptidase: MNPRQVSPPGTDPYFPDHGDPRYRVRHYALDLDYRPVSNRLSGSARLSALAGPAPLGEIILDLAAFRIQRVLLDSRTVRYTHRADKLRIRPAKALAPGTAFTVGVRYSGNPEPVRSPWGGLGWEELTDGALVASQPVGAPSWYPCNDRPADKASYRVAITTPSPYTAIVGGRLLSRTTRASSTTWVYEQPAPTSAYLMTVSLGRYTAVPLAGPVPVDGRRPPVPQTAYLPARLLPEFTEDFARQPRMMQFFEEAFGPYPFGEYTVVVADEELDVPVEAQGIATFGANHLDGARTSERLIAHELAHQWFGNSVSVADWQHIWLNEGFAKYAEWLWSEHAGGRSAVSHAAAAHQLLASLPQDLLLADPGRELMFDDRLYERGGLTVHALRCALGDDAFFPMLKDWTGIHRHGAVSTDDFTAHAQRYAAAPLDGLFDAWLRAPSLPPLPQPAGPRHPAKLQVDPLSPD; the protein is encoded by the coding sequence TTGAACCCCCGACAGGTTTCCCCTCCCGGTACGGACCCGTACTTCCCGGATCACGGGGATCCCCGCTACCGGGTCCGCCACTACGCACTCGACCTGGACTACCGGCCGGTGTCCAATCGGCTCAGCGGCTCGGCCCGGCTCAGCGCGCTGGCAGGCCCGGCGCCACTGGGGGAGATCATCCTCGATCTGGCCGCCTTCAGGATTCAGCGGGTACTGCTGGACAGCCGGACCGTGCGCTACACCCACCGGGCGGACAAGCTGCGGATCCGCCCGGCGAAGGCGCTCGCCCCGGGCACCGCCTTCACCGTCGGGGTGCGCTACTCCGGCAACCCCGAGCCGGTGCGCAGCCCGTGGGGCGGCCTGGGCTGGGAGGAGCTGACCGACGGTGCGCTGGTGGCCAGCCAGCCGGTCGGAGCACCGTCCTGGTATCCCTGCAACGACCGGCCGGCCGACAAGGCCTCGTACCGGGTGGCGATCACCACGCCGTCCCCGTACACCGCGATCGTCGGCGGCCGGCTGCTCAGCCGCACCACCCGGGCGAGCAGCACCACCTGGGTATACGAGCAGCCGGCCCCCACTTCGGCCTACCTGATGACCGTCTCCCTCGGCAGATACACGGCCGTGCCGCTCGCCGGCCCGGTCCCGGTGGACGGACGGCGCCCGCCGGTGCCGCAGACCGCCTACCTGCCCGCGCGGCTGCTGCCCGAGTTCACCGAGGACTTCGCCCGGCAGCCCCGCATGATGCAGTTCTTCGAGGAGGCCTTCGGACCGTACCCCTTCGGGGAGTACACGGTCGTGGTCGCCGACGAGGAACTGGACGTCCCCGTGGAGGCCCAGGGCATCGCCACCTTCGGCGCCAACCACCTCGACGGCGCACGCACCTCGGAACGCCTGATCGCCCATGAACTGGCCCACCAGTGGTTCGGCAACAGCGTCTCGGTCGCCGACTGGCAGCACATCTGGCTCAACGAGGGCTTCGCCAAGTACGCGGAGTGGCTGTGGTCGGAGCACGCAGGAGGCCGGAGTGCTGTCTCTCACGCCGCCGCCGCGCACCAGCTGCTGGCCTCGCTTCCGCAGGACCTGCTGTTGGCCGACCCGGGCAGGGAGCTGATGTTCGACGACCGGCTCTACGAGCGGGGAGGGCTGACGGTCCATGCGCTGCGCTGCGCCCTCGGCGACGATGCCTTCTTCCCGATGCTCAAGGACTGGACCGGTATCCATCGCCACGGGGCCGTGAGCACCGACGACTTCACCGCGCACGCCCAGCGGTACGCGGCCGCCCCCCTGGACGGCCTCTTCGACGCCTGGCTGCGAGCTCCCTCCCTGCCGCCGCTACCGCAGCCCGCGGGGCCCCGCCATCCGGCAAAACTGCAGGTCGACCCCCTGTCGCCGGACTGA
- a CDS encoding Pls/PosA family non-ribosomal peptide synthetase — MVDLVSGRMVREPDPVGERADGPPAVFGGRTAPAARTLVDVLDATVLIHPHEPALDDGRTSLSYQELAGEVDALRRRLASAGIGVGDRVGVRLPSGTNDLYVCILAVLTAGAAYVPVDAEDPDERADLVFGEAAVSAVLEAGRRLTLTGIRAGGSPRRPGPADDAWIIFTSGSTGRPKGVAVTHRNAAAFVDAEAALFLQEEPIGPGDRVMAGLSVAFDASCEEMWLAWRHGACLVPVPRSRVRDGAGLGPWLAEQDITVVSTVPTLAALWPAEALNEVRLLVFGGEPCPPELVERLVTEGREVWNTYGPTEATVVTCAALLTGEGPVRIGLPLSGWEVAVVDRAGEPVAMGGSGQLVIGGAGLARYLDLDKDAEKYGPLASLGWPRAYRTGDLVRAEPGGLLFLGRDDDQIKLGGRRIELGEVDAALQALPGVSGAAAALRTARGGNPLLVGYVVTWGGWDRAKAVERLRAQLPAALVPLLAPVDALPTRTSGKVDRAALPWPLPRTAGPGPGLPGSGGQPTGTEAWLAEQWREILGVPVTDARDDFFSIGGGSLAAAQLTTLLRDRYPATAVRDIYRQPTLRKLARLLERSVPDERDATRRVTPVPARAGLMQLLLLLPLFTVAGLRWTVALLALGKVLAWCGSYPWAPAVSWWWPAAGGLLFFSPPGRLAIAAGGARLLLRGLRPGSYPRGGSVHLRLWTAERLAEVSGAVCLSGAWLVRYGRALGARIGPDADLHSLPPVTGMLKLGRGCAVEPEVDLSGYWLDGDRLEVGPVKVGSGAVVGVRSTLFPGARVGKRAQVAPGSVVTARVPTGQHWGGAPAVKLGKAERRWPKRRPPRRAGWAALYGMSGSGLGLLRLPAALPALAVAACFVHAGDGLGDAVCGALIALVPATLAFGLAYAALLIVAVRLLSRGLRPGWYPLHGRTGWQAWTVSQLMDRARDTLFPLYAGLVTPVWLRALGMKVGRRVEVSTVLALPGLTTVRDGAFLADDTLVAPYELGGGWLRIGTAEIGERAFLGNSGMTAPGRAVPARGLVGVLSATPEKAKKGSSYLGMPPMRLPRSADTVDRHLTYDPPARLLWARGLVEGCRLLPVLVSAALGLLTVAALAHLAGHGSPAVAALLSGLVLPAAGIVACGVSIAAKWLLVGRFRPAEHPLWSGFVWRTELADTFVEVLAVPWLVGAVPGTPLMNLWLRALGASVGRGVWCETYWLPEADLVTLEDGVSVNRGCVLQTHLFHDRIMRMNTVVLREGATLGPGGIVLPGSTLGARSTLGPASLAMGAETVPDGTRWLGNPMAAWRE; from the coding sequence ATGGTTGACCTGGTGTCGGGGCGCATGGTGCGGGAACCGGACCCCGTCGGTGAGCGCGCCGACGGCCCTCCCGCCGTGTTCGGCGGACGTACGGCTCCCGCTGCCCGGACGCTCGTGGACGTCCTGGACGCCACCGTCCTGATCCATCCGCACGAGCCGGCCCTGGACGACGGACGGACCTCGCTGAGCTACCAGGAGCTCGCCGGTGAGGTCGATGCACTACGGCGCCGACTGGCGTCGGCCGGGATCGGCGTGGGCGACCGCGTCGGGGTGCGGCTGCCGTCCGGTACCAATGACCTCTACGTCTGCATTCTGGCGGTGCTCACCGCGGGTGCGGCGTACGTACCGGTGGACGCCGAGGACCCGGACGAACGTGCGGATCTGGTGTTCGGCGAGGCGGCGGTGAGCGCCGTCCTGGAGGCCGGGCGGCGTCTCACCCTGACGGGCATCCGCGCCGGCGGCTCTCCGCGCCGCCCGGGTCCCGCGGATGACGCCTGGATCATCTTCACTTCCGGTTCCACCGGCAGGCCCAAGGGCGTCGCCGTCACCCACCGCAATGCGGCGGCCTTTGTCGACGCCGAGGCGGCGCTGTTCCTCCAGGAGGAGCCGATCGGTCCGGGTGACCGGGTGATGGCGGGTCTCTCCGTCGCTTTCGATGCCTCCTGCGAGGAGATGTGGCTCGCCTGGCGGCACGGCGCCTGTCTGGTGCCGGTGCCGCGTTCCCGGGTGCGCGACGGAGCGGGTCTCGGCCCGTGGCTCGCCGAACAGGACATCACCGTCGTGTCCACGGTCCCCACACTCGCCGCCTTGTGGCCGGCCGAGGCGCTGAACGAGGTACGGCTGCTGGTCTTCGGCGGTGAGCCGTGTCCGCCCGAATTGGTGGAGCGGCTGGTCACCGAGGGGCGGGAGGTCTGGAACACCTACGGTCCGACCGAGGCGACCGTGGTCACCTGTGCGGCGCTGCTGACCGGCGAAGGGCCCGTCAGGATCGGCCTGCCGCTGTCCGGCTGGGAGGTGGCCGTGGTGGACCGGGCCGGTGAACCGGTCGCCATGGGCGGCAGCGGCCAACTGGTCATCGGCGGGGCCGGACTGGCGCGTTACCTGGACCTCGACAAGGACGCCGAGAAGTACGGCCCGCTGGCGTCACTCGGCTGGCCCCGGGCCTACCGCACCGGTGACCTCGTACGGGCCGAGCCCGGCGGACTGCTCTTCCTGGGACGTGACGACGATCAGATCAAGCTCGGCGGCCGGCGGATCGAGCTCGGGGAAGTGGACGCGGCCCTGCAGGCTCTGCCCGGCGTGAGCGGTGCCGCGGCCGCCCTCCGGACCGCACGCGGCGGCAACCCCCTGCTGGTCGGCTATGTGGTGACCTGGGGCGGCTGGGACCGGGCGAAGGCCGTCGAGCGGCTGCGCGCCCAGCTGCCCGCCGCCCTGGTGCCGTTGCTCGCTCCCGTCGATGCCTTGCCCACCCGCACCTCCGGCAAGGTGGACCGGGCCGCGCTGCCCTGGCCGCTGCCACGGACGGCAGGGCCCGGTCCCGGCCTCCCGGGTTCGGGAGGGCAGCCCACCGGCACCGAAGCCTGGCTGGCCGAGCAGTGGCGCGAAATCCTCGGTGTGCCGGTCACCGACGCCCGGGACGACTTCTTCTCGATCGGCGGCGGCAGCCTCGCCGCCGCCCAGCTCACCACCCTGCTCCGCGACCGCTACCCGGCCACCGCCGTCCGCGACATCTACCGGCAGCCCACGCTGCGCAAGTTGGCCCGTCTGCTGGAGCGTTCCGTGCCGGACGAACGCGACGCCACACGCCGGGTGACGCCCGTCCCGGCCCGGGCCGGCCTCATGCAACTGCTGCTGCTCCTGCCGCTCTTCACCGTGGCCGGGCTCCGCTGGACCGTCGCGCTGCTGGCTCTGGGCAAGGTCCTGGCGTGGTGCGGCAGCTATCCGTGGGCGCCGGCGGTCTCCTGGTGGTGGCCGGCAGCCGGTGGCCTGCTGTTCTTCAGCCCGCCGGGCAGGCTGGCGATAGCGGCCGGTGGGGCGCGGCTGCTGCTGCGGGGACTGCGTCCCGGCAGCTACCCCCGCGGCGGGAGCGTCCATCTGCGGCTGTGGACCGCGGAACGGCTCGCGGAGGTGAGCGGGGCGGTCTGCCTGTCGGGGGCCTGGCTGGTCCGTTACGGCCGGGCGCTGGGCGCCCGTATCGGGCCGGATGCCGACCTGCACTCGCTGCCGCCGGTCACCGGGATGCTCAAGCTGGGCCGGGGGTGTGCCGTCGAGCCCGAGGTGGACCTGTCCGGCTACTGGCTGGACGGGGACCGGCTGGAGGTCGGTCCGGTGAAGGTCGGCTCCGGCGCGGTGGTCGGTGTCCGCAGCACGCTCTTCCCCGGCGCCCGGGTGGGCAAGCGGGCCCAGGTCGCGCCCGGCTCCGTCGTCACCGCCCGAGTGCCGACCGGGCAGCACTGGGGCGGTGCGCCCGCCGTCAAGCTGGGCAAGGCCGAACGGCGCTGGCCCAAGCGTCGTCCCCCGCGCCGGGCCGGGTGGGCGGCGCTCTACGGAATGAGCGGTTCGGGGCTCGGGCTGCTGCGGCTGCCGGCAGCACTCCCGGCACTGGCCGTGGCGGCCTGCTTCGTCCACGCCGGGGACGGCCTCGGCGACGCCGTATGCGGAGCGCTGATCGCGCTCGTGCCTGCCACGCTGGCCTTCGGGCTGGCGTACGCCGCCCTGCTGATCGTCGCCGTCCGCTTGCTGAGCCGCGGTCTGCGCCCCGGCTGGTATCCGCTGCACGGCCGGACCGGCTGGCAGGCCTGGACCGTCAGCCAGCTCATGGACCGGGCCCGTGACACGCTGTTCCCGCTCTACGCCGGCCTCGTCACTCCCGTCTGGCTGCGGGCGCTGGGAATGAAGGTCGGCAGGCGCGTCGAGGTCTCCACCGTGCTGGCGCTGCCCGGGCTCACCACGGTGCGCGACGGAGCCTTCCTGGCCGATGACACCCTGGTCGCCCCGTACGAGCTGGGCGGCGGGTGGCTGCGGATCGGCACGGCCGAGATCGGCGAGCGGGCTTTTCTCGGTAACTCCGGCATGACCGCGCCGGGCCGCGCCGTCCCCGCGCGAGGCCTGGTGGGGGTGCTGTCCGCAACTCCGGAGAAGGCGAAGAAGGGCAGCTCGTACCTGGGGATGCCGCCCATGCGTCTGCCGCGCTCGGCCGACACCGTGGACCGTCACCTGACCTACGATCCGCCGGCCCGGCTGCTCTGGGCCCGAGGACTGGTCGAAGGGTGCCGGCTGCTTCCGGTGCTGGTCTCCGCCGCCCTCGGCCTGCTGACGGTTGCCGCGCTGGCCCACCTGGCCGGACACGGCTCGCCGGCGGTGGCCGCGCTGCTGTCCGGCCTGGTGCTGCCGGCCGCGGGGATCGTTGCCTGCGGGGTGTCCATCGCCGCCAAGTGGCTGCTGGTGGGCCGGTTCCGCCCGGCGGAGCACCCGCTCTGGAGCGGCTTCGTCTGGCGTACCGAGCTCGCCGACACCTTCGTCGAGGTGCTGGCGGTGCCGTGGCTGGTCGGTGCGGTGCCGGGCACCCCGCTGATGAACCTCTGGCTGCGGGCTCTGGGAGCCTCCGTCGGCCGGGGCGTGTGGTGCGAAACCTACTGGCTGCCGGAGGCCGACCTGGTCACCCTGGAGGACGGGGTGAGCGTCAACCGGGGCTGTGTGCTGCAGACCCACCTCTTTCACGACCGCATCATGCGGATGAACACCGTGGTGCTCCGCGAGGGCGCCACACTCGGTCCCGGCGGCATCGTGTTGCCCGGCAGCACCCTCGGGGCGCGCAGCACGCTCGGGCCGGCGTCGTTGGCCATGGGTGCGGAAACCGTCCCGGACGGCACCCGGTGGCTGGGCAACCCGATGGCGGCCTGGCGAGAATGA
- a CDS encoding helix-turn-helix domain-containing protein, with amino-acid sequence MTRQWLRQLKADQDHPHHEPALSPAAVTAMTAVLGPGPVRWAVQTADTMAAEILEQVPEHGGGPAPLATLRRSTESTVLAAMRLLLTESAGEGGAMPDEALEGCREFARRGVGLDRVLRGVRLGHARLTQELTSAVEQYVPAGERLPELRRVTEELFAHADTHASLMAESYIAERDRWRGSDEAARRKTIDDLLAARPVDPEAATRKLRYDVTRTHLAAVLWCTSTEDPLPTAERLQHTATALARTAGTGRPLMIPATGTVAWLWLHAPDDFTSLPDRARAATDRAPGVNVALGPPAPGAAGMRRSHYGAREAERVARLAPGGWLTDYREARLVALATADPEHARWFVHDLLGPLASEGTRVRELRETLRVYLAAERSLRAAAGTLHVARNTVTYRVKRAEELLPTATTTDNTLELRLALEIARALLG; translated from the coding sequence ATGACACGGCAATGGCTCCGGCAGCTCAAGGCGGACCAGGACCACCCGCACCACGAGCCGGCGCTGTCCCCGGCCGCCGTGACCGCCATGACCGCCGTCCTCGGACCCGGCCCCGTCCGGTGGGCGGTGCAGACCGCCGACACCATGGCCGCGGAGATCCTGGAGCAGGTTCCCGAACACGGCGGCGGCCCGGCGCCCCTGGCCACGCTGCGCCGCTCCACCGAGTCGACGGTCCTGGCGGCCATGCGCCTGCTGCTCACCGAGAGCGCCGGCGAGGGAGGCGCGATGCCCGATGAAGCCCTGGAGGGCTGCCGCGAGTTCGCGCGCCGGGGCGTCGGACTCGACCGGGTCCTGCGCGGAGTACGGCTCGGCCACGCCAGACTCACCCAGGAACTCACCTCGGCCGTCGAGCAGTACGTCCCGGCCGGCGAACGCCTCCCCGAGCTGCGCCGGGTCACCGAGGAACTCTTCGCCCACGCCGACACCCACGCCAGCCTCATGGCCGAGTCCTACATCGCCGAACGCGACCGCTGGCGCGGCAGTGACGAAGCGGCCCGCCGCAAGACGATCGACGACCTGCTGGCCGCCCGCCCGGTGGACCCGGAAGCCGCAACCCGGAAGCTGCGCTACGACGTCACCCGTACGCATTTGGCCGCCGTGCTGTGGTGCACCAGCACGGAGGACCCGCTGCCCACAGCGGAGCGGCTGCAACACACGGCGACCGCGCTGGCCCGCACGGCCGGCACCGGCCGGCCGCTCATGATCCCCGCCACCGGGACCGTCGCCTGGCTGTGGCTGCACGCCCCTGACGACTTCACCAGCCTCCCCGACCGCGCACGGGCCGCGACCGACCGCGCCCCGGGGGTGAACGTCGCCCTCGGCCCACCCGCGCCCGGCGCGGCGGGGATGCGCCGCAGCCACTACGGCGCCCGCGAGGCGGAACGCGTCGCCCGGCTCGCTCCCGGCGGCTGGCTGACCGACTACCGCGAAGCGCGCCTGGTCGCCCTGGCCACCGCCGACCCCGAACACGCCCGCTGGTTCGTGCACGACCTCCTCGGTCCCCTGGCTTCCGAGGGCACCCGGGTACGGGAGCTGCGCGAGACCCTGCGGGTCTACCTCGCGGCGGAACGCAGTCTGCGGGCCGCCGCCGGCACCCTGCACGTGGCCCGCAACACCGTCACCTACCGCGTCAAACGCGCGGAAGAACTCCTGCCCACGGCCACCACCACGGACAACACGCTGGAACTGCGGCTCGCCCTGGAGATCGCCCGCGCCCTGCTCGGCTGA